From the Candidatus Bathyarchaeota archaeon genome, one window contains:
- a CDS encoding radical SAM protein, giving the protein MTTCKAPLYMVTWRCTRRCVGNCLYCSYTPPVKPEDAEVDTKLGYKIVDEVYDFGSPWFGISGGEPLVREDIFDIIEYARRMGFEISLITSGFAFDEKRLDKLVKNEVHTAVSVDGTPESNDIIRGKGSYNKAVHAMKKLSENGLLDCVVTTMTKYNIKDMAHPAELAKEYGARMVVYHNLVPVGRAESNMPDLAPTPDEYETAFNEIYDLQVKLLGQVKINVYSPFYARIVRQRNPVDFWDWFRNGYLGKCSIGGNYVSVTENGDYRACGFHEGHRIGNVKTKTLKTAWNDLQESSLYLKLRDKSNIKGKCGVCEYREICGGCRTRSEYYTGDLFESDPACAYIPKVLRGE; this is encoded by the coding sequence TTGACAACTTGTAAAGCTCCCCTGTACATGGTAACGTGGCGGTGTACGCGCCGATGTGTTGGCAACTGCCTGTACTGCAGCTATACTCCTCCTGTTAAGCCCGAGGACGCTGAAGTAGACACGAAACTGGGCTACAAAATAGTTGACGAGGTTTACGATTTTGGTTCTCCATGGTTTGGAATAAGCGGCGGCGAACCGCTAGTGCGTGAGGACATTTTTGATATAATCGAGTACGCAAGGCGCATGGGCTTTGAAATCAGCCTCATCACCAGCGGCTTTGCCTTTGACGAAAAACGCTTAGACAAACTCGTCAAAAACGAAGTCCACACCGCTGTCAGCGTGGACGGCACCCCAGAATCCAACGATATCATCCGCGGCAAAGGCAGCTACAACAAAGCAGTTCACGCCATGAAAAAACTCTCCGAAAACGGGTTACTTGACTGCGTAGTAACCACCATGACCAAATACAACATCAAAGACATGGCGCACCCAGCAGAGCTCGCAAAAGAGTACGGCGCACGCATGGTCGTCTACCACAACTTGGTTCCTGTGGGCAGGGCAGAAAGTAACATGCCTGATTTGGCGCCTACGCCTGACGAGTACGAAACCGCTTTTAACGAAATCTACGATTTGCAGGTCAAGCTTTTGGGGCAAGTTAAGATTAATGTGTATTCGCCGTTTTATGCGCGGATTGTGCGTCAACGTAATCCTGTTGATTTTTGGGATTGGTTTAGGAACGGCTACTTGGGTAAATGCAGCATAGGCGGCAACTACGTTAGCGTAACTGAAAACGGGGACTACCGCGCCTGTGGCTTCCACGAAGGACACCGCATAGGCAACGTTAAAACCAAGACCCTAAAGACCGCGTGGAATGACCTGCAAGAATCCAGCTTGTACCTGAAACTGCGTGATAAAAGCAACATCAAAGGCAAATGCGGCGTTTGCGAGTACCGAGAAATCTGCGGAGGCTGCCGAACCCGCTCTGAATACTACACAGGCGACCTGTTCGAATCAGACCCAGCTTGCGCTTACATCCCAAAAGTGTTGCGAGGGGAATAA